The following proteins are encoded in a genomic region of Burkholderia gladioli:
- a CDS encoding GntR family transcriptional regulator, with amino-acid sequence MPATRPSADQPLYEIVRAGILERLRTGVWAAGEKIPTEPQLAEAFGVGIGTIRRAVEELVAERLLIRRARLGTIVAKFADEHAFDQYFNFVDHTGETVTVGARLLRFGKERATPALASILKLERGARLASVDNLRLLGEVPVMLDHLWIPLDLFPKLTAEHFAARRGSIYGFYQEHFGISVVRVVEDLAGAVADEKVADALQVQPGTPVLRVERTAYTFKDKPVEHRVRFVESSHCVYRNTRGLQD; translated from the coding sequence ATGCCAGCCACCCGCCCTTCAGCCGACCAGCCGCTGTATGAAATCGTCCGCGCAGGCATTCTCGAGCGTCTGCGCACCGGCGTCTGGGCCGCCGGCGAGAAGATCCCCACCGAACCGCAACTGGCCGAGGCATTCGGCGTGGGCATCGGCACCATCCGCCGCGCGGTGGAGGAACTGGTCGCCGAGCGCCTGCTGATCCGGCGCGCGCGGCTCGGCACCATCGTCGCGAAATTCGCCGACGAACATGCCTTCGACCAGTATTTCAACTTCGTCGACCACACCGGCGAGACGGTGACGGTGGGCGCGCGGCTGCTGCGTTTCGGCAAGGAGCGCGCCACGCCGGCGCTGGCCTCGATCCTGAAGCTGGAGCGCGGCGCGCGCCTGGCCAGCGTCGACAACCTGCGCCTGCTCGGCGAGGTGCCGGTGATGCTCGACCATCTGTGGATTCCACTCGACCTGTTCCCGAAGCTCACCGCCGAGCACTTCGCGGCGCGGCGCGGCTCGATCTACGGCTTCTACCAGGAGCATTTCGGCATCTCGGTGGTGCGCGTGGTGGAGGACCTGGCCGGCGCGGTCGCCGACGAGAAGGTGGCCGATGCGCTGCAGGTACAGCCCGGCACGCCGGTGCTGCGCGTCGAGCGCACCGCCTATACCTTCAAGGACAAGCCCGTCGAGCATCGCGTGCGCTTCGTCGAATCGAGCCATTGCGTGTATCGCAACACGCGCGGGCTGCAGGACTGA
- a CDS encoding MmgE/PrpD family protein produces the protein MHEAATHSDVSAALVSFALAPLAKEARSAVAAAHRAIAEARAILSSTSADAAVAGLPAQANASSDLRLRAWSLGAQLTAQAVPSLATPVVAAALTAGERFGASDEAIAEAVAIGTEAATHTLAALDSSEYRARWNLVSSIGVLGATLAVARLLGLDAPRAQHALGVAATQAAGLARNAGKAMEAIEIGKAAADAIESALVAKHGFTSAVASIDGRRGLAALMAYRFDAARIAGEPAAWWSTVA, from the coding sequence ATGCATGAGGCCGCCACCCATTCCGACGTTTCCGCCGCGCTGGTGAGCTTCGCGCTCGCGCCGCTGGCGAAGGAGGCGCGCTCCGCCGTCGCGGCGGCCCATCGGGCGATCGCCGAGGCGCGCGCGATCCTGTCGTCGACCTCCGCCGATGCGGCGGTCGCCGGGCTGCCGGCGCAGGCGAACGCGTCGAGCGACCTGCGCCTGCGTGCCTGGAGCCTGGGCGCGCAGTTGACGGCGCAGGCCGTGCCCTCGCTGGCGACGCCGGTGGTCGCGGCGGCGCTGACGGCGGGCGAGCGCTTCGGCGCATCGGACGAGGCCATCGCCGAAGCCGTGGCGATCGGCACCGAGGCCGCCACGCACACGCTGGCCGCGCTCGACAGCAGCGAATACCGGGCGCGCTGGAACCTCGTGTCCTCGATCGGGGTGCTGGGGGCCACGCTGGCCGTGGCGCGCCTGCTGGGGCTCGACGCGCCGCGTGCGCAGCATGCGCTCGGCGTGGCGGCGACCCAGGCGGCGGGGCTCGCGCGCAACGCGGGCAAGGCGATGGAAGCCATCGAGATCGGCAAGGCGGCCGCCGACGCGATCGAATCGGCCCTGGTGGCCAAGCACGGCTTCACCAGCGCGGTGGCCTCGATCGACGGGCGGCGCGGCCTGGCGGCGCTGATGGCCTATCGCTTCGACGCGGCGCGGATTGCCGGCGAGCCGGCCGCCTGGTGGTCGACGGTGGCCTGA